Within Quercus lobata isolate SW786 chromosome 5, ValleyOak3.0 Primary Assembly, whole genome shotgun sequence, the genomic segment ACACTGTAAATCTTCAGTAAGATTTATCCCCCCCTCCATAagatctttttctctttcatggAGCCAACTATTAAATTTAGCAGCTCTCTTTTCAGTATCAGTTGGAAATTTTGACCTAGAAACACCATGCAAGAAATGTTGTGAAAGTTCGAAAGGTTGAGTACCGTTACCCCCAACCTGCCAAAACATGAAAGTTTGGGATAAGAAGGCAATATTCATTGAAAGCTCATATATGAGATTAATAGAAATATAAAAGGGATAGAGAAGCTGTTAGAAAAGGATGTTTATATGAACAGAACCACAAATgagtttcatttaaaaaaacaaaaaacaaagaatgtaatattttgaaaaaataatttatacacacacacacacacacacacacacacatcagaTAACCAAAGATCAAGACATCtcaaattgaattattaaaccCAAGGcatcaaataaacaaagaagGCAATAGTCATAGAAAGCTCAAATTGAGAGGTTCCACGTCatcaaaaattattaaacccaAGGCAAGTGAACAAAGAAATAATGTACTGAACTCAAATGCTGTCtctgatgtgtgtgtgtgtgagagagagagagagagaacaaagcAATACTCTGCTCTTAAGTAAACCAACAACACATGGAAAATCCATTCCAACATGACCCCAATTATCTTCTAACACATCGAAAGCTTTTTGTAGCTTTCGAAACCAACCATTTAAGACATCAACAGCAAGCTTTGTTAGAAGGCAAAGCTACTTGAAGACTAGAACTGCAGATCTTACTGAAGGGAAGTATGAAGATTGTGGAGCTTCACAGATATGAGCTGAAATGATGGTCTGTCTATTCTATTTCTATTGCAAGTGTAAGcaataaaaattgagaaaagGGGTCAAGACTGCAGCAAATATTGTCAAACTGATACTCAATAAAGTCCAGAACATGTTTGCCTACAACCTAATAACTGATGACATAGCAAATGGTTCCAACAGTCAACATGCTCATTACATGATCAAGTAAATACCAAATCAATAGACCAAACAGCCAAATAAATTGAAACATGCATAAAACCCAATTAAGAATGTGGTTTTATGTTGATAAAGGAAATGTAACCATCAGGCCTCTATGCTTAAAGATTGGCAAGATTCTAACGTGAAAAGGTGCAGATCAATAGGGAAGCACAGTTGAAATTGACTAAGTTGATGGTGCGACAGCCACTGAAGATTAGGAAGCAACCATATTATACCTCTTTAAAAGCCAGACTTTGTCTAACACTACACTGAGTTTACACCCCAATATTATGTCATATATGCAGGTTTGCTAAAAGTCAATCACAAATGGTACTGAAACTGATTGGGACTCTTTTTATTGGTcaaatttttaatgataagttACACACCTAGTGGATTTTGAACACACAATCTCATCCTCTATCCATTCTTATGGAAGATGAAAGTGCCATTTTAACCAAAGCTCATTggtttttattggtaagttatatGTACAGCTCTTAAACTCACAACACACCCTTCACCCTTTTCTTAGGGAGGGAGGAGTTTCCATATAAGCTAGAGCAAGTCGGCTTGACACTGTGAGAGTTGAACCCAACCAGGTGCTCCAACTCCGAGTCATATTCAGAAATCAGGAATGCAACAATGCAACTGTGATTGATATCTGCCAAACCCTAGCAAGTTGATATCACATTCTCATACTTATAGGAACTGGTCTAACCTGGCAATCGAACCAGCTGAACCCTGAACCAGTCACCTTCAGTTAGATATTCTTAAAGACTATATCTACACTTTTCAGTCAAATCTAGGCCAACCTAATTGAAGAGGTAGGTTTGACATTAGGTATGATTGAGGCACAAGTGAGGAGGTAAAACAcggtcaaaaaattaatttcttgaaAAAACTTGAACTTGTGACTTAAAGCATGAAGTGCAAGGTTAGTAGCAACAGGCTGGTACAcatatctatgtttttttttttttttttttaaatcgtgCTTTATTTAcacccaacaaaaaatatatgctTACAAAACAGCAGTTCACTAGTACCCAATGGTTGAAATGGTAAACAACTCCCTTGGTCCATTCAATTACAGTATGGTTTTTTATAACTATGCACATGGCATGAATCTTGGTTTAAACCATATATAAAACAGACATAGTGCTTCAGCTACTGCACTTATTATAGCCAAAATGAGGATATCAAATGGATTGAAATCAATACAAGAGATAGAATAGTATGAAAGCATttccaagaagctagatgaggTGACACAAATAGAAGGCAAGGTGAGGGAAAAATCAACTAGGTTATTCCATAACATACAAAAGAGACCAACAACAGAACCAGCAAGCAGGAGTGTTTTTTTGAATGATGTGGTACCTCACCAAGGCAAGCAGGAgtgcttgataatatttgaaTGAGCTGCAAGGATAAGAAGAAGACCCAAAAGAACATGGGTTTAATTAAGTATATGGTTTGAAGGAGGGTGAGGCACTGCATCCTTATCTCCCTAGTACCACAACATTGACTTAACAATTTACCGCTCTAAAGACCTGAATCCACTTGCACCATTAACATAGAATGCATGGAATCAAAGAACTAGAAAAACATAACTTACCATGATTTTATTCTCTCTAAGGAAGTTAAAAGCTGCAAAAAGATCATGCTGTGAGTAACGCCGTAAAATTTCTGCCAGCAGATTTGGCACCTCTGCTGCTGTTGAGGTACTTAAAAAGACAAGCTTAAATAGCTCTACAGCATTGGAAACAGCCAATGACTCATATACTTGTCTACTAACATTGACCCCTTCATTCAAAAGCTTAATAAACTTCTGATTAAGGCGGCGACGTGATTTTTTGGCAGTTATTTTTTGTAGACCATTGTTCTCAACATCCTGACAAGAACTGTTTGATGCAACCAATTCAGAGTCCTGAGAGTCCTGCAAACAAAAATATACATTATTGCCTGCCAGCTTAAAAAAGTACTCAAAAGCATGACTATAAGGATGAAGCAGATATTGAGATATATGCTCAGCAAGGGGACCCACAGCCTAGGGGAGAGTTCAGAAAAGGGCAGATGATATGCAGTAGTCATGTGGACATCAATGCTACACACATTATGGTGAAGCTCAGTTAATGAAAAGGCTTCTCTTAGCCCTAGAATTTACTGGAGCTAAAATGGATAACACTCGCACAGAGAACAACCAGATTGATTTATTCAATCACATTGACCAAACATTAGAGCTAACTAAATGTGTCAGCCCATGCTGAGtcttgtctcttttttttttacataataattCTAAGAGGAAGCTCCAAAGGCAGTGCAATCCAAGTATGAGGCTGATCTCTCAAATGAGAGATTTTGGAAGTAATTAACAAGtaagataaataaaagaaaaagaaaattttgggagCATTACATTTGCAGATTCAACTCTTCTGGAGGCCTCCAGTTTACCCATCCTCTTGTACCACATAACCTCATCAAGGTCTGCCTTTAGActttcatcatcaaaatcatacCATGGTTTTCCCTCAAGACCTGTCTCTTGAGTATGTTCATCAACATTGGAAAAATTCCTCTCAAGACCTTCCACTGATAAACTTTGCACAAGCATTCCACGAGCATCTTTCTTTAGTGACCTGTTCTGGGTTTTCTCCAGGTGTTTAGCATACCGCGCACCAAGCACATTACAGAGCCTCATTACAGCTTTTCTAAATATTCTGTTCCTGTTCAGCAATGCCATTCTTCTCTTACAGGTAACTGGAGGTGCTGGAAGGTCAGGAAGCGAAGACCAATCTGTGCGATGATATTTTGCCCCACGAACTACACGGTGTCTTACATATTGGATCACCAATTGCCTAAAAGGAAGATACTGATTTAGGAGAATTacacagaaaaaaaaacaataccaCTTAGGTAAGAATATAATTCTATCATCAcataaatcaaataaacaataGACCCAACCAAAGCATACATGCATAATATGAATTCTGCACGTCAggtaattttgacaaatttattttttctttaattttttataactaataatattttattgaaagagcAGATTACTTCATGTTCTCGATGATGAACGCAAAgaatattacaaaattacaattgacaaatttaatttagataagtATCATGTTCTTTATCTTCTCAGTAACAATAGCACTGGGTCAACTTAGCATGAAATTTTCTACATGAGATTCAAAAACCCCCATGCCTTTCTAATACGATTGACCATACTGCTATGCTTTTTCCCAGATTCTTTTAATTGTAGCTTTTTTAAAGCTTCCTTCTAGGATAAACTTTGACATTTCCCAGATTCTTTTCAGGAGATTGTTCTTATAGCCAACAAACAATACTTTGTATATCCAAATTTCTTTACCTGTCTGCTTCATCTGTCCATGAAAACCTTCTTTGACGAGTTGGATTCATCTTTGAAACAGCACACTGACTAATAAAGGAATAGCACTCCTCATCTTCACTTTGTCCTGGCTCCTCCTCACTTTCGAGATGATCATCCTCCTGAATTGTTTGCAAATGAATGTTATGCTCTCCTGGATAAGTGACCAAAAGATCTTTTTCTCCCATACATTGGTTAACAGTATCAGGCAATCCATCAAATCTCTGCTTGTCCAACTGTCCAGTTTCTGCGTCAACTCTAGCATGCTTTGTTGACCTCGCTACTGGAGATCTTTCCCCTCTCCAAGAAGATGAATTGCGTTTCCTTCTTACTGGTTGGGACTCATCCCCTTTACCCTGAAATCTATTAAGTCGTTGTTGGCGCTTATCATAATACACACGAAGCACCTGCAAGTGGTATCCAAAGAGACAAATAGGCATCATATTTAAACAAATGCCAACcaaaaacacaacaaatatTGGTCTTGAAACATCACTGAGTAAAGGAACAAAgtgcaaaaataaatataagcaAATATCGTTGGCGGCTATCATAATACACACGAAACACCTGCAAGTGATATTCAAAGAGAACCACGCATCATATTTAAAAGAGGGCGAACAAGAAACACCATTGagtaaattgacaaaagaagtgcaaaaataaatacaaacaaatgaatagaaattaattataaaaataaaaaaataaaaaaaaaaaaaattctttctggTCCTATTTACTGGTTAGTATTATGGTCGTCACTCTACTTTTTCTTTGGTCTTTTGCTTGTACAAACCACAGAGtcatttgtttatatatttattttgtaaatagttCTACTGTtctatttacttatcaaaaaaggtCTACTAGGCAAGAACAGGAAAGAAATTGATAATTCAAGCAAATGTACTATCCTAAAACTTTACGGATAGATAGataaaatcttataaaaaaaaaaacaaaaaaaaaaacagatagaTAGATAAAGATGTATCAcctcaaaagaatcaaaagccACTGGATCTGTTCAAAACATATAAACTACCTAATAAGtgctcaaagaaaaaaataattttttctttattttaaatccaagttcCAAGCAGATGTGATTCCATTAAAGTCTCCTCTTGAAGAtgccttttaatttttaaaaagggaTAGATAGGATAGGATTTGAAACCAATAGCATTCACTCCATAATAaatgatgattgctctttattgTCAggccaagacaccaattggttcttttttttattcatgtaAATAGGATTCAAACTCGGGTTCACTTATTTGACAACATAAGACTTCACCAATTGAACTAAATAGAACCCACAATATTATagatataaattaaattaaaaaaaattcatcaaaatgaTAGGTAAGGCCACATTTGtcttcaattaattaagaaaaacagGTAGGGCGTTCAAAGGGATGGAGATAGGTCTCTTGTCAAAATcttatattgatgacataaaTCGTTTCAagcttttataaatatatatatatatatatatataaacattttaaaaagattaaaaaagaaaaaggaaaaagagttaTGCTTTGAAATCAAATAACCTCATCTTGTACTTTCTCATAGTTGATAGTCCCTTCTTCCttcttattttggattttggaagaTAAATTAAGGAGCAGATTCAATGGAAACATGGGCATTCACTTAAAATAAAACAGACCAAATAACTCCATTATGAACAAATTACATGACTTTTGGAATTCAGGATATTTCAGTTATTGTAAAATAAGAGTACATCAACCTATTAAATAGCCTGATGTACATATGAtctgccttttcttttctttttctttttttctttttttttttgggggggagtAACAAGGATCTGCCTAATGGTATTATGTCAATTTGCCATAAAggtaaaaatagaaaatatggaATCATGCAAGCAAACAAGAAGACAATCTAACCTGCTCTAAGGTCAGATTAAGTTCCTTTGCAATCTTCTCACAAtctttatatgaaattttttcaCTTATATCATCCTGCACCACACGATTTAAGAGCTCTGCACGCTGATCAGCTGTCATAACCCGGACTGAGGCCCATGACCGGAATAGGAAAACCTGTAAAAGATAAGGTTTAAACAGTAGTCTTTTTGACGGGTACTTCATATACCTGGCAATCCTAAAGATTAAAAACAGAAGCTGACTGCACAAATCAAAGGATATATATGATTAAACTAGTAATGTGCATATTTTAGCTCAGAAATGATAGCATGAATATTTAAGTTTGTGGTGAATGAATTTGAAATCATTCCAAGTGGAAAAACTTAGAAAACATTACCCCAAGTGCATACCTCATGAACAGCAGATCCAGGGAATGCAAGCAAAGCAGATCTTGGATCAGCAGCAGCATAGCAATACTCCAAAGTTTGCCAATACTCATTAACAGTGGCTTTACTTGACAGGATAAAGTCATGTCTCATCCGTGGGCGAAGATCAAGATCTATAAAACTTAAAGATGTAGCATATTTTGAGAGTGGTTCCTCAATGTAAGGCTTAAGCTCCATTGCATGTGTATAAGTGACATGTGGTACCTCAACTCCTTTTAAATGTCCATCAGTTATCATCCGAATCAGCTGCATCAACGAATAAGCTATTAGGCAAAAAACATCAATATTCAATGTTATAAGAGCATaatataattgttttaaaaGAACACCCCAATCCAAAATAACATTTCTGCAGCTAGAGCTGTCAATAGAATGGTCATAATCTGAATAAACCAGACTAAGAGTTAATATTTGATCGAATTCAAAACCATATACACTCATTTATGTATTTGCATCTCCCTTAATCAGCATTGCATCTCTTTATAGCTCCAAAGCATAAGTACACAGATGATTAGTATAATACTATAGTAAACAATGTCAAACTATAATGTCCTTCTATGCCTAATAAATCTAATGATTAAACACagtcaaataaattattttatgtcaAAATGTCTTAAGAGCAGCTTGCAATATCCTTCtcctataaaaacaaaaaatggtgAAGTCCCAATCAAATGAAGCTTCCAAACTGCAATAATAAAGGCCACTGatgtgaaagaaaaacaatattACTTTCCCCAATCTAAGAATGCACTTATTGATATGTCAGTTGCATGATGGGCTGTGACCACACCCCCATAGTTTAATTTCTACAGCATGACCTTCAAAATTAAGTATACAATGGTGGTTCAGTTTAAATAGATATTTGAAAGGATGGATAACACTAACATGAAGAAAGTATTTTAAACATGACCAAGTAATTATACCTTCAACCGTTGTAAAATGTCAATAACCAATGAAATCCTTCCAGTAGCATGAGTATCCATTAGTTGCTTGTACTCCTCGGCAGGAATATCAGAGAGAAGCAATCCCCTCTTACACTTCTCAATCATATCATCAAACTTTTGAGTGGTCCCCACAACTTGCAAGAACAGCTCAACTGGCATGGCCTTAATTGCCGCTTCTAGAGAAAACAATTTGCTATTAGTCTGCAAGCTACTCATTTCATAGACATGCTTTCCAGATGATAAAGCATCATTAGAACCAGCTGCACTAAACAGGTAATCCCACAGAAAGCAATGCAGCAGCTTTGCGCGAACCATTTTAGCCAAGACAAATCCATTAGCACGCATGGATTCTGATCTAACAGCTCGGACATCAGAACCTACATGGTTCTGAATCCTCTGAACGCTCTTCAATTCAGGAACTAATCCATCATTTTTCACCCGAGATGAACCCTGGCCGCGACTTTGCATTTCAAAAGACCTATGTCTATCATGAATTTCAGCAAGTAGCTCAGGAGATAAACTTTGAATGGATGGGTGCAGAACCACCTGGGTGATACGGCTACGGCCAAAATTTGTGATAACAGGAGAATTGATGAGCATGCATTTGCAATGCCCTTGCTGCTGAAGTTTATTAAGAATTCGATCAATGGTCTTCCTGTCAGCAGTTGTGGACTTATCCTTCTCAAGACTCACCAGCCACTTAAACAGCTCACCTCTCAGAATGAATTTCTCCTCCTGAACAAGAGGATTGGCACATTAGTTATAGTTATTGAACTACAGAACAGTAAATAaaaaatcccccccccccccccccccacagtGAAAAGAAACCATTCAGAAATGGATGGTGAAAAACACCTGTAACCGTTCAAGTATTCTTTGCTCCCTTCGAGCGCTATCTGCAGTCAAAGGCAGGCATGGATACCTCTGAAATGATCCAGAAGTAAGTGGCTTCAAGGCAGCAGGAGGTGGTGTTTCTGATGAATCAACATTTGTTTCCAACTCTGTGCTCACTATATTAAGTTCTGCACCAGAAACTGTATCTCTTGGCTCAAAGAGTGGGTTGCTAGGACAGATGAGCATATGGTTAGAATCACCATCCCCAGGCGACCCATGAGAAAGTTCAGTATCAATTTGTCGATTTATGATCTTTCCAGGACTAGCAACATCACCTTCTGAAGTTGATGGATCATGCTCTGAACAGATTAGAGCTGATCCCTTAGAAGCATCTAAATTGCCAACATGTATGTTGgagaatttattttcatcaagAACATCTTTTGATTTACTCAGAAATGCATTAGCAGATTCAGGACCAAAATTCCCAGGTGTCCAAACGCGATATATCATacattttttatggttttctGCCTGCAGATTCATTCCAAATCTAGAGAACATATTAACTAGTCGGTTATAGTTCTTTTTGTTGTCAATCCCAAGCCTCTTGCAGACCTATTTTAGCCAAGACGAATATGCAAGAAAATTAGTGGTTGAAATGCAACATTTATGTATTTGAAGGGATACATCACACAAAGCAAGCTCTAGAAAAAGGACCATTGAAGTGGATATCTATAATTGTATATGTACCACAACAGAATTATTTTACAGAAAATCCAACCAAACTCATGCTCTATTGGTAACTGGCAAACAGGCATTTAAGTTTCACATTGCTGGACAAAACAGGAATAACTAAATTAATGGGAGTGTGGCCCATAAGACCACTAAAGCATGCATGTTGGATTTGTGTGAGTGTCTAGGTGTTGTATAATTGTATTCATTGGGTCCCCAAACCTAGGTCACAAAGTCCTACAATATCAGTAACCACTACAGAAGAAACTGTTTCCATGTACCATAGCAAATATGGCATAAGCACTTTATTTCAGGAATCCTCTATAAAACCTTTTAGCAAACAAGTAACATGTACTTGTTGGAACACTAGTGAAATATTATATCAAGGTCCTAATATTATATTCTCTTCTTATAAGACCTAAGATGTCATAGGGTGGGATTAAAAATCTTTTAAACTTGAGGTACTTATTGATTAAACCAAAGCATGAGACCAATGTAATTGGGGGAGAGTGGTAGACATGCATAGGAGTGttaaataactttaaaaaaaaaaatctttttgataagtaagttCTGGTCCCAAGAGGAGGGGTAGAGGAAATTCTAACTATTGACCTCTGCTTCATGAAGCTTGGTCCCCAGCCGATTGTGCAACCCCTTCAAGGGTATCAATGTTAAAAAACCTTGAGGAAATATTAGCAAAAAGAAGAGTAAAATAAACTATAGGAGCAACATCAATATGAAACATGTGAAGACATAAATTAATAAGCACACCTCCATCACAGTCAAGCCTTCCGATCCAGCTGCATCAATCATGTCATAAATTTGATGCTCAATGGGAAGCTCTACAAGTTGCTCAGTGATTTGACGTTGCTTTCCAAATTTCACCTGCTGTTCTTCCTCAAAATCATCATCTCCACATCCATGAGTATTTGGTCCAAACTGCTTTGGAGAAAATGTTTTCACCAAACGCAAGCAAGCCTCAAcctgacaaaaaaaaaatcttaatgaCCATGATCAAACCTAAGAATGTATACATTCCAAACTCCTCTGAGCAAAAAAGGCAGATTTTGCACATCAAAACAATAATAAccctaacaaaataaaaaagagcacaaaaaattatattcagaAAAGGGTGCAAAAACTAATAGTAGAGATAGGTTTGAAAGGGGGAAAATGCAATTTAAATTCAAGGGAATACAGTATCTGAACAAGCAATCATATAGATACGATATAcataaagagattttttaaacCTACCTTCCCATTCACTTTAGCATCAAACTGCTCCACAATATGTGCATCTTTCAACTTGTCGCAAATCTGGCAGCACATTGGT encodes:
- the LOC115988491 gene encoding uncharacterized protein LOC115988491 translates to MDSILNSALEEICSQGQNGVTLPTLYTKLSPLLSSFNLDLSPGVKKAIWVRLLSVPTLQFQAHSVSYSPSDPSIQSFEDAQKLNLKVFAKEHLRDNFVGLYNVQSANANMSSPQRRALERLAIARTNGITQNQLGKEFGIEGKNLFYIVRNLECQGLIVRQSAVVRTKEASNEGDLKNSPCVITNIMYLYRYAKQLGSQQKIEITKEEQTIESIGNADENDTSGGGFYGKCVKEDVHVRDYVPAMKAVCDKLEAAADKVLVVSDIKKELGYCGPSGHKDWRRICDKLKDAHIVEQFDAKVNGKVEACLRLVKTFSPKQFGPNTHGCGDDDFEEEQQVKFGKQRQITEQLVELPIEHQIYDMIDAAGSEGLTVMEVCKRLGIDNKKNYNRLVNMFSRFGMNLQAENHKKCMIYRVWTPGNFGPESANAFLSKSKDVLDENKFSNIHVGNLDASKGSALICSEHDPSTSEGDVASPGKIINRQIDTELSHGSPGDGDSNHMLICPSNPLFEPRDTVSGAELNIVSTELETNVDSSETPPPAALKPLTSGSFQRYPCLPLTADSARREQRILERLQEEKFILRGELFKWLVSLEKDKSTTADRKTIDRILNKLQQQGHCKCMLINSPVITNFGRSRITQVVLHPSIQSLSPELLAEIHDRHRSFEMQSRGQGSSRVKNDGLVPELKSVQRIQNHVGSDVRAVRSESMRANGFVLAKMVRAKLLHCFLWDYLFSAAGSNDALSSGKHVYEMSSLQTNSKLFSLEAAIKAMPVELFLQVVGTTQKFDDMIEKCKRGLLLSDIPAEEYKQLMDTHATGRISLVIDILQRLKLIRMITDGHLKGVEVPHVTYTHAMELKPYIEEPLSKYATSLSFIDLDLRPRMRHDFILSSKATVNEYWQTLEYCYAAADPRSALLAFPGSAVHEVFLFRSWASVRVMTADQRAELLNRVVQDDISEKISYKDCEKIAKELNLTLEQVLRVYYDKRQQRLNRFQGKGDESQPVRRKRNSSSWRGERSPVARSTKHARVDAETGQLDKQRFDGLPDTVNQCMGEKDLLVTYPGEHNIHLQTIQEDDHLESEEEPGQSEDEECYSFISQCAVSKMNPTRQRRFSWTDEADRQLVIQYVRHRVVRGAKYHRTDWSSLPDLPAPPVTCKRRMALLNRNRIFRKAVMRLCNVLGARYAKHLEKTQNRSLKKDARGMLVQSLSVEGLERNFSNVDEHTQETGLEGKPWYDFDDESLKADLDEVMWYKRMGKLEASRRVESANDSQDSELVASNSSCQDVENNGLQKITAKKSRRRLNQKFIKLLNEGVNVSRQVYESLAVSNAVELFKLVFLSTSTAAEVPNLLAEILRRYSQHDLFAAFNFLRENKIMVGGNGTQPFELSQHFLHGVSRSKFPTDTEKRAAKFNSWLHEREKDLMEGGINLTEDLQCGDIFHLFALVSSGELSISPHLPDEGVGEAEDPRSLKRKNDNNESCADDKAKKQKSLTASEGEIRREKGFPGIMVSIHRATFSRANVIELFKDRTSYNCEQLLLDGNDQSDISFGQSCSSPCVDHMKEILSSDAVVPIARNHGESPWEAMASFAEYLMSIPSDQEEANPIHPEVFGTVYAAIQKAGDQGLSMEEVSQFINTPGERIPELIIDVLQAFHRALKVNGYDSVRVVDSLYRSKYFLTSKSSFCDNVKPPSSTKSLGRSDDSHLIVLPENHVIGDANLKRKTGSSVDNQHKVTILNLPEEVTEPSNENQTSNLLKKTVLPNGKKEDEASLIASGELCMPILPWINGDGTVNNMVYKGVRRRVLGIVMQNPGILEDDIIRQMVDILNPQSCRKLLELMFLDKHLHVKKMYQTTSNAPPGILGTLLGSKLSMKKFDIREHFFANPMSTSLL